A genomic segment from Phragmites australis chromosome 6, lpPhrAust1.1, whole genome shotgun sequence encodes:
- the LOC133921302 gene encoding mediator of RNA polymerase II transcription subunit 23-like, whose amino-acid sequence MDGGHGQRQPLSPAISASAVLPQQRQMQLHQHPARSAISDLFTLHLGMNSKQRADDPSREASNKLQKRVTALNRDLPPCDEQFISDYEQLRMQFPDQEQLQAVTESVLISFVLQCSSHAPQSEFLLFATRCLCARGHLRWDSLLPSLLNAVSSVEAPTGQGGSVTGGGPVTPSSAIAVPNAPNFHPSNPASPLPVMNTIGSPTQSGIDQPVGANVSPIKAAEFSSPGQLGTAARGDQSRRGAEISYMHHLSCRTILAGLESNLKPATHAVIFQHMVNWLVNWDQRPHDVDAADAMQTWRLEKPLHEWMHLCLDVVWILVNEEKCRVPFYELVRSNLQFLENIPDDEALVSIIMEIHRRRDMVCMHMQMLDQHLHCPTFATHRFLSQSYPSIAGESVTNLRYSPITYPSVLGEPLHGEDLANSIPKGGLDWERALRCLRHALRTTPSPDWWRRVLLVAPCYRSHPQQSSTPGAVFSPDMIGEAVADRAIELLRLTNSETQCWQDWLLFADIFFFLMKSGCIDFLDFVDKLASRVTNSDQQILRSNHITWLLAQIIRIEIVMNTLSSDPRKVETTRKIISFHKEDKSLDPSNIGPQNILLDFISSSQTLRIWSFNTSIREHLNSDQLQKGKQIDEWWKQMTKASGERMIDFTNLDERATGMFWVLSFTMVQPACEAVMNWFTSAGMADLIQGPNMQPNERIMMMRETYPLSMSLLSGLSINLCLKLAFQLEETIFLGQTVPSIAVVETYVRLLLITPHSLFRPHFTTLTQRSQYILNKSGVSLLLFEILNYRLLPLYRYHGKSKALMYDVTKIISTIKGIRGEHRLFRLAENLCMNLILSLKDFFFVKKELKGPTEFTETLNRITIISLAITIKTRGIAEVEHMIYLQPLLEQIMASSQHTWSEKTLRYFPPLIRDFLMGRMDKRGQAIQAWQQEETIVINQCNQLLSPSAEPNYVMTYLNHSFEKHREFLCAGAWILMNGHLEINHANLARVLREFSPEEVTVNIYRMVDVLLHHIQLEMQRGRLAQDLLSKAITHLSFFIWTHELLPLDILLLALIDRDDDPYALRLVISLLEKPELQQRVKAFCNSRSPEHWLKNQPPKRVELQKALGNHLSWKDRYPPFFDDIAARLLPVIPLIIYRLIENDATDIADRVLAFYSSLLAFHPLRFTFVRDILAYFYGHLPSKLIVRILNVLGVSTKTPFSGSFAKYLGSSNASVCPPPEYYANLLLGLVDNVIPPLSSKSKSNPADTARTTFNRHHASSQAGGISNTDGQRAFYQNQDPGSYTQLVLETAAIEILSLPVPASQIVSSLVQIIAHVQAMLIQSNSGQGMSGGLGQNSGLPTSPSGGGAESAGPNQANNTASGINATNFVSRSGYSSQQLSVLMIQACGLLLAQLPPEFHMQLYSEAARVIKDCWWLSDSSRPVKELDSAVGYALLDPTWASQDNTSTAIGNIVALLHSFFSNLPQEWLDSTHTVIKHLRPVNSVAMLRIAFRILGPLLPRLAFARPLFMKTLALLFNVLGDVFGKNSQVSTPVVASEITDIIDFLHHAVMYEGQGGPVQSTSKPKPEILTLCGKVIEILRPDVQHLLSHLKTDPNSSIYAATHPKLVQNPS is encoded by the exons ATGGACGGGGGGCACGGGCAGAGGCAGCCGCTGTCTCCAGCGATCTCGGCCTCGGCGGTGCTGCCGCAGCAGCGGCAGATGCAGCTCCACCAGCACCCGGCGCGGTCGGCAATCTCCGATCTCTTCACCCTACACCTCGGC ATGAACTCGAAGCAGCGAGCTGATGACCCATCGAGGGAGGCCTC GAACAAGCTGCAGAAGAGAGTAACTGCTCTGAACAGAGATCTGCCTCCCTGTGATGAGCAGTTCATTTCAGATTATGAGCAGCTGCGCATGCAGTTCCCA GACCAGGAGCAGTTGCAGGCAGTCACGGAATCAGTTCTCATCTCCTTTGTGCTGCAGTGCAGTAGCCACGCACCACAATCTGAGTTCTTGCTCTTTGCTACACGGTGCCTGTGTGCTCGAGGCCACCTTAGATGGGACAGCCTCCTTCCATCTCTGCTTAATGCTGTTTCCTCTGTGGAGGCGCCGACGGGGCAAGGAGGTTCTGTGACTGGTGGTGGTCCTGTAACACCTTCGTCAGCTATTGCAGTGCCAAATGCTCCAAACTTTCACCCTTCGAATCCGGCATCGCCTTTGCCAGTAATGAACACCATAGGATCTCCTACTCAATCTGGTATTGACCAACCTGTAGGTGCAAATGTGTCACCAATTAAGGCAGCTGAATTCTCCAGCCCTGGGCAGCTTGGTACAGCAGCAAGAGGTGACCAGTCCCGCAGGGGAGCAGAAATTAGCTACATGCATCATCTATCCTGTAGGACTATTCTAGCTGGGCTGGAATCCAATTTGAAGCCAGCTACCCATGCTGTGATATTCCAGCATATGGTTAATTGGCTGGTTAATTGGGACCAGAGGCCACATGACGTGGATGCTGCTGATGCGATGCAAACTTGGAGGCTTGAAAAACCTTTGCATGAATGGATGCATCTATGCTTGGACGTGGTATGGATTTTAGTTAATGAAGAGAAATGCCGTGTTCCATTCTACGAGCTTGTTCGCAGCAACTTGCAGTTTCTCGAAAACATTCCTGATGATGAAGCACTAGTTAGTATTATTATGGAGATCCATAGGAGGAGGGACATGGTGTGTATGCACATGCAAATGTTGGATCAACACCTTCATTGCCCAACATTTGCAACTCATCGCTTCTTGTCACAATCCTACCCAAGCATAGCCGGTGAATCTGTTACTAATTTGCGTTATTCTCCCATTACTTACCCTAGTGTGTTGGGAGAGCCACTGCATGGAGAG GATCTTGCGAACTCCATTCCTAAGGGTGGTTTAGACTGGGAACGTGCTCTGCGTTGCTTGAGGCATGCTCTCCGTACAACCCCATCACCAGACTGGTGGAGAcgtgttcttcttgttgccccTTGTTACAGATCACATCCTCAACAATCATCAACTCCTGGAGCTGTTTTCTCACCTGATATGATTGGTGAGGCAGTTGCCGACAGGGCAATTGAACTATTGAGGCTCACTAACTCAG AGACTCAGTGCTGGCAAGATTGGCTTTTGTTTGCTGACATTTTCTTCTTCCTAATGAAAAGTGGATGTATCGacttccttgattttgtggACAAGCTTGCTTCTCGAGTAACAAATAGTGACCAACAGATTCTACGCAGTAATCATATCACCTGGTTGCTTGCACAGATTATCCGCATTGAGATCGTGATGAACACTCTTAGTTCAGACCCAAGGAAG GTTGAAACCACGAGGAAGATAATTTCATTCCACAAAGAAGACAAGAGTCTTGATCCCAGTAATATCGGGCCTCAAAATATTCTTCTCGATTTTATTAGTAGCAGTCAAACTTTGCGCATTTGGTCTTTCAACACCTCAATTAGAGAGCATTTGAACAGTGATCAGCTTcagaaaggaaaacaaatagATGAGTGGTGGAAACAGATGACAAAAG CCTCAGGAGAGAGAATGATAGACTTTACGAACTTGGATGAACGAGCAACGGGCATGTTCTGGGTTCTTTCATTCACTATGGTACAACCAGCTTGTGAAGCAGTCATGAACTGGTTTACATCAGCTGGAATGGCAGACTTAATTCAGGGGCCTAATATGCAGCCAAATGAAAGAATTATGATGATGCGTGAAACTTACCCTCTTTCGATGTCATTGCTTTCTGGGTTATCTATCAATCTTTGTCTGAAGCTTGCTTTCCAGCTTGAAGAGACCATATTCCTTGGCCAG ACTGTCCCTAGCATTGCTGTGGTGGAAACCTATGTGAGATTACTGCTTATAACGCCTCATTCATTGTTTCGTCCCCATTTTACg ACATTAACCCAAAGATCTCAATATATTCTGAACAAATCTGGTGTCTCTTTGCTCCTATTTGAGATACTGAATTACAGACTACTTCCTTTGTATAG ATATCATGGAAAAAGCAAGGCATTGATGTATGATgtcacaaaaataatatcaacgATTAAGGGCATACGTGGAGAGCATCGCCTTTTTAGATTAGCTGAAAATCTGTGCATGAATTTGATTCTCTCACTGAAAGACttcttttttgtcaaaaaagaaCTAAAG GGGCCAACTGAGTTTACTGAAACTCTTAACCGCATAACAATAATAAGTCTTGCTATCACCATCAAGACACGTGGAATTGCTGAGGTTGAACACATGATTTATCTTCAACCATTGTTGGAGCAAATTATGGCAAGCAGTCAGCATACCTGGTCAGAAAAGACTCTACGTTATTTCCCTCCCCTTATTCGTGATTTTTTAATGGGGAGAATGGATAAGAGAGGCCAAGCTATCCAAGCATGGCAGCAG GAAGAAACAATTGTTATTAATCAATGTAATCAGCTGCTCTCACCATCTGCTGAGCCAAACTATGTCATGACCTATTTGAACCACAGTTTCGAGAAGCATCGTGAATTTCTTTGCGCTGGTGCCTGGATACTGATGAATGGACATCTTGAGATCAACCATGCAAATCTT GCCCGTGTCTTAAGAGAGTTTTCACCTGAAGAAGTTACAGTAAATATCTATAGAATGGTTGATGTTCTTCTACATCATATCCAGCTTGAGATGCAAAGAGGGCGTCTAGCACAG GACTTACTATCCAAAGCAATTACacatctttctttctttatatGGACACATGAGCTTCTTCCACTGGACATTCTACTACTAGCTCTTATTGACAGGGATGATGATCCTTATGCTTTACGCCTTGTG ATAAGTCTGCTTGAAAAGCCGGAACTTCAGCAAAGAGTCAAGGCGTTCTGTAATTCTCGTTCTCCAGAACATTGGCTAAAAAATCAACCTCCCAAAAGAGTTGAGCTCCAGAAAGCTCTTGGTAACCATCTTTCATGGAAGGACCG CTATCCGCCCTTCTTCGATGACATTGCTGCACGTTTGCTTCCTGTCATCCCACTAATTATTTATAGGCTTATTGAGAATGATGCTACGGATATTGCAGACAGAGTTCTTGCATTTTATTCTTCCTTGCTTGCCTTCCACCCGCTAAGATTTACATTTGTGCGTGATATTCTTGCATATTTCTATGGTCATCTTCCAAGCAAGCTAATTGTTAGGATACTCAACGTGCTGGGTGTTAGCACTAAG ACTCCCTTCTCGGGATCCTTTGCTAAATACTTAGGGTCCTCAAATGCTTCCGTTTGTCCACCACCGGAATACTATGCCAACCTTTTGCTAGGCCTGGTTGATAATGTTATACCTCCTTTGAGTAGCAAATCCAAATCAAACCCAGCAGACACAGCACGCACAACTTTCAACAGGCATCATGCATCTTCACAAGCTGGTGGAATCAGTAACACCGATGGTCAGAGGGCATTTTATCAGAATCAAGATCCTGGGTCGTATACACAGCTTGTTTTGGAAACAGCAGCTATTGAAATTCTCTCACTTCCTGTGCCTGCTTCTCAAATAGTGTCCTCTCTGGTTCAAATAATAGCACATGTACAAGCAATGCTTATACAGTCAAATAGTGGCCAAGGAATGTCAGGTGGTTTGGGGCAGAATTCTGGACTGCCAACTTCTCCTTCAGGTGGGGGTGCTGAATCGGCAGGTCCCAACCAAGCAAACAACACTGCAAGTGGAATCAATGCCACTAACTTTGTTTCTAGGAGTGGCTACTCTTCCCAACAACTGTCAGTTTTGATGATTCAAGCATGTGGTCTTTTGCTGGCACAACTTCCACCAGAATTCCACATGCAACTATACTCAGAAGCAGCACGCGTCATAAAAGATTGCTGGTGGCTCTCCGATAGTTCCAGGCCTGTTAAAGAGCTTGATTCTGCTGTTGGCTATGCACTGCTGGATCCTACATGGGCTTCTCAAGACAATACATCAACAGCCATAG GTAACATTGTCGCCCTTCTTCACTCGTTTTTTAGCAATCTACCACAAGAATGGCTGGATTCTACCCATACTGTCATCAAACACCTTCGTCCAGTCAATTCAGTTGCCATGTTAAGAATCGCCTTCCGCATATTGGGCCCCTTACTACCTCGTCTAGCCTTTGCTCGACCTTTGTTCATGAAG ACTTTGGCTTTGCTGTTCAATGTGTTGGGGGATGTATTTGGTAAGAACTCCCAGGTCTCAACTCCTGTGGTGGCATCAGAAATTACAGACATAATTGACTTCCT GCATCATGCAGTGATGTACGAAGGTCAAGGGGGTCCCGTTCAGAGCACTAGCAAACCCAAGCCTGAGATATTAACATTATGTGGGAAAGTTATAGAAATTTTGAGGCCAGACGTGCAACATCTTCTCTCCCACCTGAAGACGGATCCAAACTCCTCAATTTATGCAGCGACGCATCCAAAGCTAGTGCAAAACCCATCCTAA